From Impatiens glandulifera unplaced genomic scaffold, dImpGla2.1, whole genome shotgun sequence:
ACCTCTGACCGAAGAACAATTGGCCAAGGAAGTGGATTACCTTCTTCGCAACAATTGGGTTCCTTGCCTTGAATTCCAATTGGAGGTTATAATATTTCACCCTATATTTCTTTTgacaaaatcataaaattatggTAAAAACAGtttagtataataaaaaaaaagtaaaaaatgaaatataatgaATTGTTAATAATTGATTTCTTTGAATAAATTTGGATATTTTAATCTTGATCGgtgttaatttgaaataatgtgTTTTATTGGTAAAATGAATCAAGGAAACTAGTACGACTCATTAAACTCTGTGTAAGGcattaagaaagaaaagaaagaatattgaaatgttttggttaataaattgaatgataagATTATATAATCAAAGTTTTGGTCGTTAGTTGCTAGTGGTTAATAATTGAtgaaaatgtttatgtttgttAGGAATTGAATGGATTCGTTCACAGAGAATACAACAGTTCCCCAGGATACTATGATGGAAGATATTGGACAATGTGGAAGCTACCCATGTTCGGGTGCACTGACTCGAGTCAAGTTTTGAAGGAGTTGGCCGAGGCCAAGAAGGCTTACCCATCCGCATTCGTCCGTATCATTGGATTCGACAACAAGCGTCAAGTCCAGTGCATCTCCTTCATTGCAGCCAAGCCCGAcggttacaaataaatttatatgcaCTAGCTACCAACGAGAATTATTATGTTTTCGATAAAACTCGTCCCAATCAATTACCCATATGTATTCTCCTTCTGTTATTTGAATCATTGTCATTAGTTTGATGATGATTTGTACTCTATTCTAAGTGTTTTTGTATTTACCATTTTAAGTGAAGTTCAATGtatgtttgtttgttattgTTATCATTGTTCTACTTTAATTTGTTCAAGTTGCAattcataaaatcatttaaacttttttattttgttttgttttcttacaataattcattaatattaaagtttatgAAATATTGACttcttagaaaataaaaaatcagggtgagtaaatgaagaagaagaagcattGAACCATAACTCACTATAAGACCTTCTcaaatttaattgatatattgaatgatttgatgatattaaaaacaattcaaaatcaaacaagatctacaactaaatatcaaataaaaatatctagaTCATTGAATCAATTATGAGGATATTGGGTCCTTCATCACTCAAATCAAATGTCAAGACAAGAACAAATACTAAGCTTCAAATCAATCAAAGTTCTTATAACCTCtcaaattgaagatgattttcctttttcttttaacATGCATCAATATCACTTTCAAGCTTGGTGTCTTCCACTTTATATTTTGGCCATTCTTTTATTCAACTATGTAATCTACACTTTGGTCATATTTTGATAATAAGGTTTTGTATATGTTTTTAGTCTCCCTAAGTTAACTCTTTTTtcgtatttttttttacttttcttttaataatctaattttCATCAACAATGTGTTTTTCATATCTTACTTGTCTTAATATTTCTTAACCGTTAAGAAGTTTAATGTTCTACATTTTAGAaggttatttcatcaaaaaaaaaaatagttgaggAAGCATCGAGATACAAAAGGAGTCATACCAAACGAAGGAGAGAAAGAGATgtaacaaacaaaacaaatatccAATTGAAATTGCTCACTCCAAAACATATTTCATAAATGGTCGACAATGTATAATTAAAGATATAAGAATTTCTTCATCGAAAAATACATACAACATGTGTTGACAATGACGACTGTCTTCTTTGTAAGAATCATGTATGATGAACCTGAAGGAATGGCACactatttgaagaaaataatatagtatttgaagattttcacaataaaacaaaataatgccATGTCCTGATTTAAGACAAGATAACAATATAATGAACAAAAACCTAGCTCATACAAAGTAGTTATTATTTCgcaatcactagtaaaaaatgatgTTCTACCGTCTGAAAATTCGGTCAGTATGACTCTGAGTTGTGCCAAGTGTGAAAGTGtaaaccaaaaccctatatataTTACACATTCTAACAAATTCCCcccaaaaaatataattttgtatcaAATTAGAACTCTTTACCAATCCAAAATTTCACACTTCTTTTATCTGCTAAAAAAATGAGATCATCAGAAGtttacaactttattttttttaaatttttttgatggGTTAACTATTTTTAGGGTATTTCTATCTGATACAAGTAGATCAGTAATTAAATGATACATTATCAGATAATACTAAAAGAAAGTAGggtagattataaaaaaaacgcACACATATCACAAAAATAACTCTACTCTATTTCGATGACAGAAGACGAGACAGATCACCCATAAATGCCACAGAAAATTAATACTGACGTTATTTCAAACCCGTCTGTATTTATTTCGGTCTTTATTAATCAATATCGTCTCGTACtgttattgataaataaatccGAAATAAATACGACGGATTAAGTCAGTAGTAACTGTCATAGTAAATACATCGGTATTAATCAGtaacgtttatatatatttattgcgGATTAATAAAGGCCACAATAAATACCGTCGCTATTagttgtttattaaaaaatattatatattttatgtttattaaaaattaagttttttttaaaattctgaaactgacatttaaattaaataaggttatatattcaaatattaatagattatatataatagaatatatatatatatatatatatattccaaaaaaatatatcattaattaacATTGTAAATTTTATGTTGCTCCAGTTAATATATTCAAACATAATTTAGGCGATGGTGTAGGTGGTATTGGACGACTGGTGTAGGCCTTGCATCGGAGATGAATTACCGAAGTATAGTAATTGTATCATTTTCTCAATTAACCCTTTTCTTTATTAActtttcttgaatttcttttagAATTAACCCTTTTCTTTATTAActtttcttgaatttcttttagATCACTTTGTATTTGTTTATGACTATTTGTTACTTTTTTTTCCTGCATCTCTTATATAAGCGTTTTCTTGGCTAAGGGTTTTCTTCGATTAATCACctctaaattttgaatttaacgCTATGTTCTCGTCTCAATCACATTTCTATGATTTTGAGGCTAAATACTTTTTATGTCAAATCTAAATTAGAAATGAAAGAATTTTCTTGTCTAATTTCACGcatcttattttataataagaaagtttatattaatttataacataaatcaaatatcataaaaaagaataaaaaacgGGACGAATGTAAAATTTTGAGACGTTGCATCAAGAGTCTCAGGACAAAAAATTAacattgaaaaatgaaattaaacgGTTCATACATACGATTGGTGATAAATTGTACAGAATAACCTTGCAAATCTCAGGTTATGATGCTCTAAGAAAAAAATCTATATCATCTTGTATAAAATTTTCAAGTAACAAATTCAGTTGGAtgtctacaaaaaaaaattgattatcaaCTCTCATATTCTTATGTCATCTTATAGAATGAGTAGTTTTGAACATAAATATAACCATGAAACCTTGGTGTTGGTGGAAAATAACATAAAACCTTGAATCCTTGTCATCTTATAGAACGAGTAGTTTTTTGAAAAGTTAGTGTTGgtgaaaaataacataaaacatTAATCAAGATCTTTTTTCATTGACTTTTTAAAGAGATTTTTCATACTTGCATTTTTCCATCTAGAAAAtccacatattttataatattgtatattttaaagGTCTTTCTCTGATATAACATACCACTATTATTACAATCTacttttttataagaaaaattaatatctcTAAGAAACTTTTTAGACTCGTAATATAAATTTTGGAGATGGACATTTTCCGATAATGTTTTTTCCTTCAATAATTTCAGCAACATGTTAAATGATATATGTGTCTATTGTCCAACATTTTTGAGATGAGGTAACTTTAATAATGTTGATGTTTTTTAAATCCTTGATTATTTTAACAAAAGGTTCATTCGAAATATTTAacatcttataaaaaataaaacttagcATATTAATGTGGTTCTTCATTATTCCTAATATCGCGAAGGTTTGGAAACCTCTAaatcatcttcaacatcatcatcttcttctaaattattatcataGTCATCTTTTACACAATTATTCATATCATcttttaaactataaaaaaatcatattaccACATAACACACGGATAATCGTTTAAAACAGTTTGTGATTAAAATTTCGATTTTAAAACTGATTTGAGAAGAAATAAGCTATCAAATAgcttctttatattttatataattgattgatACTAAAACAAGAATACTAACAGTTCGttttttttaaccaaatcaaaacttaaaattttaattatttttaaaaattttgattttgatcaaacatgattgaaatggatcaaacatgatacAAACAGTTATccaacatgattacaatcatgttggaatGTGTTTTGGGTTGTAATTCAAGAGAATTAGCCCAATAACAGTAAATACgattttttggttttaaaaaatcaaatttgagttttttctgTTTTAGCTTAATTGATTGTTTGTAACTTATCCAAAAAGTTCATAATTATCCAAGGATGGATTTCCAACCATAAAATaccataaacaacaaacatacaagcttacgcaatttgaaaaataaaactttcaaatttaaactgtaaatatgaattaaagggtgattggaaccttatcgatgattgaagaacactctttGATCCTTAGGAAAACTTTtgggatgctcagatccaaATTTTAAGACCTTAtacgaaattttcaaaaaatcagaaactttgagcttcaatgacggatttttgaaaactttataTTCAAGGCTTGACAAGTTATCTATTGGTTTCGGAATAACTTAGGGGATGTATTTATAACATCCCTGAGTCGGTGGAAGTTTCAAGTGGACTGAATTATCTAAAAGTATTAATGACGTTTTGGCTGTTCTTGAGTCAACTTGGAGATATATAGACAAATCACCCCTATATaagtaggagaaatgatcactgAAGTAAGGTGATCATTTCAACTTTTGAATCAACTAAAAATGTTGACTGAGGAGGAAGTTCCAAAAATGGAAAATCAAAGATGGGTCTTTGATCTTATCTCCCCGGCATCGCGATGAATAATGTTGCCATGTCGTTTCATGCGTGTTGGGTCCTTCCGTTGGTGGTCCGTCCAACGTCGTTGGCGTTTGGGCGTTCTAGTGggaaaaataacattttttaaattctaatggTACAATTTTCAATACAAAATCATAGCATTTCCATTCTAATTGAGACCCACAACTCAATTGTCTTCATTTCCAATCCAATGCCATTGGaaatgtaagaaaataataataataataataataataatggaaggaacatatatataatctctcattagaaaaaaaaattgaattcctCACCGTTTTTCTATGCATTTGATGAATAGgtatttaatctaatttatgtAAACATGTCACTTTTTAATATGGATTGAATCTGAAATTTGATAGTAGAAAAGAAAATgcataattcaaattaaaacaaaagCTTTGAGATGATTCTTGCAAACAACtatattattgtttgaaataactagttatatataaatatatgaaattaatttataaattatattaaataattgagaatttatatattaaattatattagccAAAATTTATGAAATTGTTGATCTTGTAGCAATATAGCATTTGATTCATCTAAACCAACTCACTAGGTATATTATTCAACATGCAAACTATTAAagtaactttattaaaaaaatacaaaataactaatCAAAATGGTATGATATCCCCTGTTTTCGGAAGATTCTCTCGGCATCGAGCTTTGGCATTTCCGTCAAAATGGTATTTTGAGAGAATGAACTAAGACATTAAGCCAAGAAGTCGTCCATTCCAAGGGCACAACAATTCTCTTGACGAAAAAAGTTGCATCTTTTGACTCTAGATAAGAGAAGTAAGCTAACATTCTTAAGTAACTCCAAACTCACATTTAGTAGTATAAATCTATCAACCttctcaatatttttattaatctactttatattttgaaatatatatggatttggaattcaaaatttaaaatttaaaattcacatcattcattttaaaatacatcCTTTGAAGTCTCGAGAAATAAGTTTTACATAATCATAATGGATATTACAtgtatatgataataaaataggGAAAAACTAgtataaattatgaaaagatAGTTATTCAAGTGTCCCTCTACGAGAAAACTCttatttcaaataagaaaaataattttagattagaTTATTTTGCCTTATTTGATTCTAACAAAATCTCGAGACAATGAACAACATACGATCCATCTTTACAATCCACACTAAGGTTGAgtattagataaaatatttataatgataaatttaatttaaataaataataaatctaaatcaactcaaatttaagtgataaaaataagaacaaacaATCGGAAAAGATGATTCTTTGAAATTTTCATTCGATAAAAGTTACTAGAAATAGTTAAAAGTTTTGATTTTTCTCCATATTCTAGCTTACAAAAGAAACATAAGAGAAGTTCAAAGTTGAACCCATTCTTTTCTCCATATTACTAAAACATAAAGtcacataattaaaattaactacTAAATGATGGCCCCCAAACATCATAATCCCAAACAAGGTCATATGATCCTTCTTGttcttgatgatgatgataccAATTGGTATTATTACTCATTGACATTTGTTCATCCACATTACCCCTCCATAAACACAACCTTTCATCCATTTCCATTTCCATGGCCGCCACCACCATTCCTCTCTTCTTGACCATCTCCATTTCAACCAATTCCTCCTCAGCTTTCTCCTTCGCCACCGCCGCATcatccaccaccaccaccgctTCTTTTGCCGGCGGCGATTTCTTCACGGCCGCTTTCCTTTTTCCCATGACAGCCTTTCTTTGTTTCTTCATAACTATCTTGGAACTCACTCAAAACCTTAAAAtgggtttttcttttttaatatgaaatggTAAGAAAGACTGTTTCTTTACTTATAAAGACATGCAATTCAAACCCTTTCACCAAGTGTAAAGGTTTTGGGTTTTTTCTTTGGGGGGGggttttatcatttatttttattagttggAAGTTGGACCGGATTTAATGCATGTATTTTACTGGGAATTGTTCTAGTTCGTCAGCTATAGCTACATATATTGATGATGAAACCGGTCTAGTGAAGCTAGTCTGTCACGTGGGACGTGGAAGCATGACAATGGACCGCTTAATGAGACTTTTGGACTGGACCAGACCGGACCGGACCGGATAGAATTTTACTGTTTAATTAGGCTTATAGGCTCAAAGATCGAGACATCGAAGGGCCAAGCTGCCCAACCTTTGAAAAGCAACAGAGACAAATCTGAAACGTTATTAATGACTCTTCACTAGATTCATGTAATTCCAAAgcactttattttaattttacaaatttatgtaatattaCAGAAATAAagtgaataatttatatttacaaaatcatataaaatattattataataataaagtcatttcttatcaattttcttttctttatattttactttttattattttaaatattaattctctttaattcaaaagaaaatttattgaaTCAAAACTTTCCAAAAacactttattattataatttttttaaatgtgtagtgtattataaaaaaaatattcaaagaacTTGTTTGATAAGATTACaatgattttcaaattatattttaataatgtagtcatataattcaattatttataagataaaataaactcaatcaTACAAGCCTTAAGAAATACTGCACTGCTTCCATCACTTTCTCTCTAGTCGGTGGTCATCTCTTTTTAGTAGTCTTATTTCACGGCTTATTAGTTTCTCCATTTTCCCCcatttttttctacttttaataattcaatatttaatttatattaagcAAATTGTGATGTCACAACTTTGTATGATTATTATATCTTTAaacatcattttctttcatcAAAAAGTAAGAACCCAAAatggaatttgaaaatatatattgcaaAAAAAAGACCAAATATTTTCTATCTCATAATTACAAGTCTCAACATTgacaattttattgattttcatttgatttgattttactACTAATCTACTATTGATTAATCCATTTACAATAACAAACCCTTTTTCACAACTATACACAAaccctcttcttcttcctcctttaATCTACTATTGTATTTACTATTTTCTTCTTTCTGGTCCTGATGGTTCTGGTTTTAGGGTTCTAAGCCAGGGTAGGGATGCTACAATTGCGTTGGCGATCCCTATCGAGACAGTCAAACCCTTCTACTCTCACAGTTGGATTGTTACCAAAATTCGTTATCATCATGCACCCTCCTTTCCTCGGCGACGACGACCCACCAACTTGAGTTGGTGGCGAGATTGGGGTGAACATCTCGTCCCTGAATCTTACATCCTGGATTAATGGGTTAGATACTCTGCTCGGCGGCGACCCACAAAAAAATGGGGGCGACGAACCTAACTGACTGTACAATTGATCTCCAACACCAACACCAACCCCGGCCTGTAAAAACCATAACCAGACATGAATGGATTGAACATATAGATAAAGATTTGAACTTGAACTTGaacatgaaaatgaaaatgattttaCACACCTTGGAGGAGTTGGGGAGGATGATGTCCAACAGATCTATTCCTACTCTTGATTCACATGGTTCAACTTGATTACTGCTGTGAATTCAAagaatcaaacattaataattgaATGAAATAGTTAAAGAAGAAGAGGAAATCATCTTAGTTATTACCTTTGATACCATTTCAGTGGTCTGATCGGATCATTGACGGCCGAATTCGCAAGAGGGAAACGGCGTGGCTTAGGGCAGAAAACGCTTTCCCTTTCAACGCGGCGGTCAGATATGATTGAAACGGAACCGGAGAAAGAACTCTTAATCTCCTCATAGCTAGTACAGTTGTTCAGTTGAACTGCATATTGATTCATCTTCTTCGAACAGATCTGATCTTGTTCAAAACACTGCTTAATCTAATGATCATGATGATTCGAATATAACAAaagtcatattatatatatatatatatatatatcaaaccaaCTCTCAACTAGAAGATTTCTTACAAGAAAACTAAAACTCAAACAGATCTACAAATTCAAACCTAATTCTACCAGTAGAAGAAACAGTTGAACACAACCTCAACCTCAACCTCGATCAAATCGTAAAACAAACTTCAGATCTACAGAAAACAATCAGATTACAATCTCATTTCCGGTAGATCTAAAGCGAGAAAAGCATGAATTCACTAAATAACCGTCAATCAAAACAACATACATCATCTAAAAACGCAATTTCTCACCAGATCAACATAAAAACACTCTAATTCGAACATTATTCATTCAGATCTACACATATCATCATAATTTCCACATCATGAACATCAAACGAAGCATAATCAACGAAACAAAAGCAAAATTCTCAAAACAACATCAAACAAGAGAGAGAGATTAGGTTAGTTACCTCACAAAAGAGCTCTTGAATGAATGAATCTCCTAGAAGAGGATGAGAAACTCGAACGAGCGAAGGCAATCAATAAGAGGATGGCTTGAATTTATACAAAGAAGAATTgaagtttttagagagagagaaggaATCAAGGAAAAAAGgagaggagaagagagagagtAGCGAAAGTGTGGAGGAGACAAGGATACCTGCAAAAGCCAGCagtaatatttaatatttattatttattatttatttattattattattattatttatattttcttggCCAGACAAGACGGTGGCTTAGAATAACTAAATAAATGCAGAATGCGTGAATTTCcgtacttattattattttatttatataaagaaataataatagtaaCGGATATTTATTGTATTAAGAAGATAGGAATATAtaggtaataaaaaaataatatctctaACGGATGTGCAACCGACTTATATTACAGTTACCGACTCTAATTTATTGTGGAATACATATACTCTCATTCATTGTTACACAAtttgaaaattcaaactttCAAATTTGTGTCTTATTTCATTATGAATTTATGATACTcgaggaaaaaataaaaataaaaataaaaaccggGTAAACGACAAACAAACTAGTCGAGATACGACAATTCGATTTGTCGGATTAGAATTTTAACCTATCATTTGAATCAAATGATGTTAAAACGGATAAAACTACCATATAATGGAATTTGATAAATCGGGGGAAAcgacaaacaaattaattatttaggaAACGACACACGAATACATTTATATAGGAAACGACAACCGAACTAATCAAGCTACAACATTTTAATTGGTCAGATTAGAATTTTAATCTATCATTTGAATCAAATGATGTTAAAATGGATAAAATTACCGTATAATGGGATTCGATAAATTgaggaaaatataaaaataaaacccgGGTAAACgacaaacaaattatttatttatgaaacgACAAACGAATAAATTTATACAAGAAACGACAAACAAACTAATTAAGCTACGGAATTTCAATTTGTCAAATTAGAATTCTAACATATCATTCgaattaaattatgttaaaacagttaaaactaccttataatgagattaaaaaaaaattgaattgtgctcgtaaattatttttgacaaataaaaattaatgaagaatgtactaatataagataattaacatataaattacCTCTAATAACATGTATTATGGATCATTAGGAGAATTCTCGTGCGATATatatggataaaataaataaacaaaattaatttataaaaaaattatattaatatgaattcaaaatttaattttttttaataaattacgaataatatattaaaataaaaaattacacactctcattttacattttattcatttcggtaaaacaactcatcttctcacatatctcattacatattttttttccaatgaacatctcatctcgtgatcttacactttcactttagtttatcaaatatcttattcatattttttaatatttagcaacatgacctcacattttggttaattaaatatttgatttatatttttagccACTTTCAATTGTACCGACTTATTATTCATCGGCAAATCACATCTCATttacacttggttaaagggttgtacttattttgctAAActtcaagttcgaaacatacataaccattttaagtttatgggtgagtcaacccacaatccgactcaagtatatttcaatttactctcacatatatatccaaattaaccacaactctcgacccgacaattcagcactttgaaaattaaacatcattatatatatatatatataattatcaaatttggtgttgaatttaaattataaagttttattagtctATTTTGTTAAAGAgttattcttatttttgttaagttgtaaatttaaagtttaaaatatatatataattaatgaggtGGTTCATGCTGAGATCATATATGTTCAAAGTGGGTAGAAAAAGCTATCATTGCTTATTCAACCAAAACgtaattgagtttatttaaaaattagtattttattaggaatataaaaaaaaggaataattgtgtatattttgttatgaaaagttaaagaaaatataatattttaatgaaaagttaccaaaattttgatgaaaaaaagCTTTAAAGTTTTGCACAAGTTTTGaactatatttttgtttgattcaaatatagattattttttagtttttcttaTGAGTcacaaaatactttttaaaaagtagataacatattttgtatatacatttttaataattatcattacaaccacaattatttttttaaatggttaaagTAAAactgaaaatgatttttttacacatgttataaaaaaaatgtaattaaaatatttaaaatttaatttgatattcatttattttacaattacttgtttattttttttggtcaTATTTTgtatatcttttttttcttgattgtaactttttttccaaatacaaattagtttaaaatataaaacttaacaattattattattattattgaaatagttaaaaataatgtaataaaaataattatcaaataagatttcaaataataattattttttattacccGGATTGTAACATATCTTTAGGTTCATACTTTTTTTGGTATGAATGTGatgtttcattattttcttgattTCTATGTATGggtttgtattttgtctaaaatatttttttcattttcataacttatgataataactttttttaaatttttttttaagataggTTTCACCATTAGATTTCGATCTTCGCAATTCAatggattaataaaaaaatattttacttttttaaaataaaattaagaaattaatattttcttgtaTTGAAACAACTTGTGGCTTCTAAATTGTTTCAATTGCTATGATggaacttttttaaaaaaaaaaaatatatatatatatatatatatatatatatattcctaaggAAGAGATGGAGAGATAAAGATCATGATGTtcttaaattagaaataaaatatgaaattgtaCATATTAATACATACAGTAGATATTAATATCAATGAAAATTATTGAAAGAATCAAAACTACGTACAGTAGAGAAGTTTCCTAATTTGGCCTTTGgaaataaataatagtataatTAAGAAGGAATTAGGTTGGAAGGACATTTAATTTAGATATTGTATGGGGGTTCTTTCACATCTCTAAAATGAACCAACCTACTATCATTCGTCAccattaattaaaagattatttgaaaatgacaaataaaatatattttaattaaataaatactttcAAATTAAAGGGTTAGCTAACCATACTTAATTTTCTAGTGTAACTTAGACAATGATAATATTGTTAGTTTTCTCTAATTTTTAGATAATGATCTTCTTTGAGCTAGATC
This genomic window contains:
- the LOC124917971 gene encoding ribulose bisphosphate carboxylase small subunit, chloroplastic-like, whose amino-acid sequence is MAASTSMVSTAAAVTTINRVAPFNGLKSSAAFPAIKKSENDFTSISTNGGRVQCIQVWPTTGLKKFETLSYLPPLTEEQLAKEVDYLLRNNWVPCLEFQLEELNGFVHREYNSSPGYYDGRYWTMWKLPMFGCTDSSQVLKELAEAKKAYPSAFVRIIGFDNKRQVQCISFIAAKPDGYK
- the LOC124917985 gene encoding uncharacterized protein LOC124917985 isoform X1, translated to MNQYAVQLNNCTSYEEIKSSFSGSVSIISDRRVERESVFCPKPRRFPLANSAVNDPIRPLKWYQSSNQVEPCESRVGIDLLDIILPNSSKAGVGVGVGDQLYSQLGSSPPFFCGSPPSRVSNPLIQDVRFRDEMFTPISPPTQVGGSSSPRKGGCMMITNFGNNPTVRVEGFDCLDRDRQRNCSIPTLA
- the LOC124917985 gene encoding uncharacterized protein LOC124917985 isoform X2, which translates into the protein MNQYAVQLNNCTSYEEIKSSFSGSVSIISDRRVERESVFCPKPRRFPLANSAVNDPIRPLKWYQSNQVEPCESRVGIDLLDIILPNSSKAGVGVGVGDQLYSQLGSSPPFFCGSPPSRVSNPLIQDVRFRDEMFTPISPPTQVGGSSSPRKGGCMMITNFGNNPTVRVEGFDCLDRDRQRNCSIPTLA